ATTCCAATAAGTAGAAAAATTATTTCCAAATTAAATCCAATAGTTTCAAGAGCTTCTTCTTCAGTGATAATTTGTAATACTACCATAAGGGCTCCACCAATAGTTGTGATTATGGATTTCGGATATTTTTCACTAATAATGAAATAAAAAGTAACAATAAAAATAATAGTTCCCAAAATAAGTTTTAGTATTTCCATAAGTTCGCCACCTTTTGTCAGTAATGAAAAAATTTTGTTTAAATTGTACAGTATTATTATATATCTTTAAAAATAAAGTGTAAAATATTTTTTTAAAAATGTGATATAAAAAATAAAATTATTTTATATATTGATTATATATAAAAAGATAAGATATAATTGGATTAGAGGTGAATATATGAAAAATAATTATAAAATAGAAGTACTATCAAAAAGAATTTGTGAAAGTAATATAGAAAAAATTTTGGATATTTTAAAATTAATACCAAATTCTAATTATAAGAGAGAAGATATATTGGCAGAAAATAAGGAAGAGAGAGTATTATATGGGAAGTGGGAATATAGTCTAGTTATTTTAAATGATAAAGATATTGTGGGGATATTGATAGGATATGAAAGAGAAAAAGAAAAGAGTGAACTATATAGAGAAAATTGTTTTTATATTAATGAGATAGCAATATCTAAAAAATATAAAGGACAAGGACTAGGGAAAATGTTATTAGAAACTTTTATTGAAAGAGTAAAAAAATTTAAATATTTAAGTGGAAAAATTAAGATAAGGATTCAAACAACTAATAGTATAGAAAATAGAAAAGTAATAAGTCTATATGAAAGTGTAGGATTTAAAAAGATAGGAGTAAAACAATATCCAAATAAGGAGGATGTTGTTATGGAAATAGAGAAGAAAAATAATTATAAGTAAGGAGAGTAATGATAACTACTCTCCTTATTTTTATAATATTGATGGAAAATCTTTTTTTTCAAGTAAGTCAGATATAGTATCTTTTAAAATTTGTAGTCCATCTTTTATTTCTTCTAAGGTAACTGAAGTGAAACTAAGTCTTATAAAATTATTACTTTGTTCTTCAGCTAAGAAAAAAACAGAACTAGGTAGAATAGAAACCTTTTTTTCTTTTAATAAATTGTAAAGAACATTTGAATTAATTTCAGAAGGAAGCTTTATCCAAAAATAGAAACCACCTTTAGGTAAAAAAGGTAATTCTAAACCTTTAATATTTTTAAGTAATGATAGTGAGAACTCATAACGTTTTTTAAAGATATCTCTTAATTTTTCAATATGTAAGTTTAAGTAACCACGCTTTAAAAATAGATAGATAGCCATCTGCATTAATCCTGATGAAGAGATATCACTAGAAAATTTTGCTGCAATGACTTCTTGAGTGAGTTTATTAGGTAAAACCATATAACCAATTCTTAAACCTGGCATAATTACTTTAGAAAAAGAGTTTATATAAATAACATTATTATTACTATCTAAAGCTTTTAAAGGAATTGAAGGATTATTAAAATAGTAAAAATCAGACATACAATCGTCTTCAATAATAGTAAATTTATATTTATTAGCTAATTCTAAAATTTTTAATTTTTTTTCTAATGACCAAGAAATACCAGTAGGACATTCAAAATTAATCATTGTATAGATAAAATCTATTTTATTATTTTGGAGTATTTTTTCTAGTTCTATTAAATCAAAACCATCTTCAAGTACAGGAACAGAAATCATTTTAGTAACTTCTGAAAAAGTGTTAATAGCTCCATAATAGGAAGGGCTTCCGATTACAATAGTAGTATTTTTCTTTTTAGACATAATTTTTTTTAAAATATCTAATGCTTGTTGTGAACCAGAGACAATTTGAATATTAGAAGCATTAGTAGTAATATTTAAAGCTTTTAATTTTTCTACTAAGATTTCTCTCAATTCTAAAAGTCCTTGAGTATCAAAGTAATTAAAGACTTTATCACCATAGTTATCAAAAATTTCGTTGATAATATTTTGAAATTCTTTTACAGGATAAAGCTCTGTAGAAGGAGTAGCACTAGCAAAGTTAATACTTTTATTAATAATAGCAAAATTATTAATAATTGGTTTTTGATTTTTAGAAGATAGATAATTATTTTCTTTTACATAACATCCTTTACCATTTATTTTAAAAATTAAATTATTTTTTTCAAGAAGTTCATATGCTTTGAGAACAGTCAAATGGCTGATATCATATTTTATAGCTATTTGTCTAATAGAAGGAAGTTTCTCATTAGGAAGTATATCTCCATTTTCTATTATATTTTTAAAAGCTTCATAAAGTTGTAAATATATTTTTTGAGGTAGAGTTTTATCTATAATAAAATTAAGCTTCATAAAAATCTCCTTTATACTGTTAAGTTGTGTTATATTAATATTATACCATACATATAAATTAAAAATGATAAAAACTGTTATATAACAGAAAGTATTGTAACTTTTTATAGGAAAAATAACTGAAAACAAGGTAAATTCTTAGTTTTTTAAAATTTAAAACCGTTATATATCGGTTATAACGGTTTTAGCTATTGACTATTTTAATATAACGGTTTATATTTATAGTATAAGAAAATCAAAATAAAAGTAGGAGGATAGAATGAAATATAATTTTAATGAACATATTGATAGAAAAAATAACCACTCAGCAAAATGGGAAGAGATGGGAAAAAAAATTATTTCAAATGATTTATGGCCTATGTGGATAGCAGATATGGACTTAAAAACTGCTCCTGAGATAACTTCTGCTATGAAAGAAAAAGTAGAACAAGAAATATTTGGTTATGTGTATAGACCTGATTCTTACTATAAAAGTGCAGCAGACTGGTTAGAAAGAAGATTTGGTTATAGAATTTTACCAGATACTTTGATAAATAGCCCAGGAGTTGTTCCAACACTATCAATCCTAGTTAGAAAAATGACAAAGCCAGGAGAAAAAATTTTAATTCAGACACCAGTTTATTATCCTTTTGCAGCGACTATAAAAGATAATGGAAGAGAGGTAGTTGAAAATAGATTAGTTAATAATGGAAATGGTTATTATACAATAGATTTTGAAGATTTTGAAAAGAAGGTATCTTCTAATGATATAAATTTATTTATTTTATGTAGTCCACACAATCCTGTTGGAAGAGTATGGAAAGAAGAAGAGTTAAAGAAAATGGCGGACTTATGTTTAAAATATAATGTAAGAATAATAGCCGATGAAATTTGGAGAGATATTATTATGCCAGGTTTTAAACATATACCAATAGCTTCTTTAAGTAAAGAGGTTGAAAATATTACAATAACTTGTTTTTCACCAACAAAAACATTTAATATTGCTGGATTACAAGCATCATTTGTAACATTTCCAAGAAGAGAAGAATGGGAGATGTTTGATACTGAGTTAGGAATATTGGATATAAAAAGAAATAGCCCATTTAGTTTAGTGGCTTTTGAAACAGGTTATACAAAGTGTGATGAGTGGGTAGATGAATTGGTAGAGCATTTAAGCGGAAATATGGATTATGTAATTAATTTTATTAAAGAAAAAATTCCAGAAGTAAAGGTAAGAAAACCAGAAGGAACTTACTTAATGTGGCTTGATTTTTCAGCATTAGGAATGAGTAAAGAGGAATTATCAAAG
The DNA window shown above is from Fusobacterium mortiferum ATCC 9817 and carries:
- a CDS encoding MalY/PatB family protein, translating into MKYNFNEHIDRKNNHSAKWEEMGKKIISNDLWPMWIADMDLKTAPEITSAMKEKVEQEIFGYVYRPDSYYKSAADWLERRFGYRILPDTLINSPGVVPTLSILVRKMTKPGEKILIQTPVYYPFAATIKDNGREVVENRLVNNGNGYYTIDFEDFEKKVSSNDINLFILCSPHNPVGRVWKEEELKKMADLCLKYNVRIIADEIWRDIIMPGFKHIPIASLSKEVENITITCFSPTKTFNIAGLQASFVTFPRREEWEMFDTELGILDIKRNSPFSLVAFETGYTKCDEWVDELVEHLSGNMDYVINFIKEKIPEVKVRKPEGTYLMWLDFSALGMSKEELSKFMQEKAKIALDDGYWFGQTGEGFERMNIACPRYMVEEGMKRIEKAIKEWRNK
- a CDS encoding GNAT family N-acetyltransferase; its protein translation is MKNNYKIEVLSKRICESNIEKILDILKLIPNSNYKREDILAENKEERVLYGKWEYSLVILNDKDIVGILIGYEREKEKSELYRENCFYINEIAISKKYKGQGLGKMLLETFIERVKKFKYLSGKIKIRIQTTNSIENRKVISLYESVGFKKIGVKQYPNKEDVVMEIEKKNNYK
- the pdxR gene encoding MocR-like pyridoxine biosynthesis transcription factor PdxR, coding for MKLNFIIDKTLPQKIYLQLYEAFKNIIENGDILPNEKLPSIRQIAIKYDISHLTVLKAYELLEKNNLIFKINGKGCYVKENNYLSSKNQKPIINNFAIINKSINFASATPSTELYPVKEFQNIINEIFDNYGDKVFNYFDTQGLLELREILVEKLKALNITTNASNIQIVSGSQQALDILKKIMSKKKNTTIVIGSPSYYGAINTFSEVTKMISVPVLEDGFDLIELEKILQNNKIDFIYTMINFECPTGISWSLEKKLKILELANKYKFTIIEDDCMSDFYYFNNPSIPLKALDSNNNVIYINSFSKVIMPGLRIGYMVLPNKLTQEVIAAKFSSDISSSGLMQMAIYLFLKRGYLNLHIEKLRDIFKKRYEFSLSLLKNIKGLELPFLPKGGFYFWIKLPSEINSNVLYNLLKEKKVSILPSSVFFLAEEQSNNFIRLSFTSVTLEEIKDGLQILKDTISDLLEKKDFPSIL